The following coding sequences are from one Ornithodoros turicata isolate Travis chromosome 1, ASM3712646v1, whole genome shotgun sequence window:
- the LOC135366579 gene encoding uncharacterized protein LOC135366579 — protein MDDSLPGPSRRITTLPGEPSTSDEKGALPPCSFGPLGCHQRTATREISLRCFGELTKEQRKLICLRTRRTPDTIADICAHHLNMYWRKYMSSVAPKSCINPLHLHTTTRRGTKTVTITLCERFPHLSLVPGNRICPSCYMHILKTNPETAVAEQEPAKDSASERAHSSSSSSASPPLASDPLPEESTLDALNASLGAVGETPVRKDRSYKRREPYVEKKLKKIQNRFKHMISKNLNVKPRQELDVLSREYRVLLSEIKTAIQKATSRGKKVSLLTLASKSWTKRRIMRFFGVTERMVRRAKKLREEAGILPDPSPKLGRPLSDEIKTAIIDFYNSDDISYSLPGKKDVLQGHQKRILLMNLREAYRVWKNRHPDHECGFSTFAALRPKWCVIAGAPGTHSVCVCVYHQNIKLLIRACGLNEDYRELLRLVVCNTDKHDCMMGKCSSCPGSLKLKEYLEQREPFSLELDSDLTVQQWVHSTHFTLDSITIPKEEILDRLSDQLSNLKSHHYTLLNPYLLL, from the exons ATGGATGACAGCTTGCCTGGTCCAAGTAGACGGATAACAACTCTGCCAGGAGAACCAAG TACTTCTGATGAGAAAGGAGCATTGCCACCTTGCTCCTTTGGACCACTGGGCTGTCACCAGAGGACAGCAACGAGGGAGATATCACTACGGTGCTTCGGGGAGTTGACTAAGGAACAACGGAAGTTGATATGTCTCCGTACAAGGCGCACACCCGATACAATTGCGGATATATGTGCTCACCACCTCAACATGTATTGGAGAAAATACATGTCAAGTGTCGCTCCCAAAAGCTGCATCAATCCCTTGCATCTACACACAACTACACGACGAGGTACGAAGACGGTGACCATCACATTGTGCGAGAGATTTCCACATTTGTCACTCGTGCCTGGCAATCGCATCTGCCCTTCATGTTACATGCATATTCTTAAGACCAACCCTGAGACAGCAGTCGCTGAGCAAGAGCCTGCCAAGGACTCCGCGTCAGAACGTGCCCACTCGTCGTCTTCATCCTCAGCATCGCCCCCACTCGCATCGGATCCCCTGCCAGAGGAAAGTACTCTGGACGCTCTTAATGCTTCTCTCGGAGCCGTCGGTGAAACCCCTGTCAGGAAGGACCGTAGTTACAAAAGACGTGAGCCATACGTGGAGAAAAAGTTGAAGAAAATTCAAAACCGATTCAAACACATGATATCCAAAAATTTGAATGTGAAGCCACGACAAGAACTCGATGTTCTTTCACGGGAATACCGTGTTCTGTTATCTGAAATTAAAACAGCTATCCAAAAAGCAACGTCCCGAGGGAAGAAAGTTTCGCTTCTGACCCTGGCATCAAAATCCTGGACGAAAAGAAGGATAATGAGGTTCTTTGGTGTAACCGAAAGAATGGTCCGTCGTGCAAAGAAGCTCAGGGAAGAAGCAGGAATTCTACCAGACCCATCACCAAAGCTAGGAAGGCCCCTGTCCGACGAAATCAAAACGGCAATAATAGACTTCTACAATTCTGATGACATCTCTTACTCGCTTCCAGGCAAAAAGGACGTACTGCAGGGTCATCAGAAGAGGATCCTTCTGATGAACTTGCGCGAAGCATATCGGGTATGGAAGAACCGACACCCCGATCATGAATGTGGATTTTCCACATTCGCAGCACTACGCCCCAAGTGGTGTGTTATTGCAGGAGCACCTGGGACACACAGCGTTTGCGTCTGCGTTTATCACCAAAATATCAAGTTACTCATTCGGGCCTGTGGTCTCAATGAGGATTACAGGGAACTCCTGCGGCTAGTGGTGTGCAACACTGACAAGCATGATTGTATGATGGGGAAGTGCTCGTCATGCCCAGGCTCACTTAAATTGAAGGAGTATCTGGAGCAGCGCGAGCCCTTCTCTCTTGAGCTCGACAGTGATCTCACAGTGCAGCAGTGGGTTCACAGCACACACTTCACGTTGGACAGTATTACCATACCAAAGGAAGAAATACTGGACCGTTTATCTGACCAGCTAAGTAATCTGAAATCCCAtcactatacactcttaaacccgtaccttttattgtaa